The Gammaproteobacteria bacterium genome window below encodes:
- a CDS encoding group 1 truncated hemoglobin, whose product MDQTLFDEIGGKETVEKASAILYVNILRDERINGFFKNIDIEKQKRKMSSFLTNIFGGPSLYLGKTMRKAHEKVVENGLNDDHVDAMMECVSATLKELAIEDTLINKVMAKIEEHRKDVLGK is encoded by the coding sequence ATGGATCAGACATTATTTGATGAGATAGGAGGCAAGGAAACTGTCGAAAAAGCTTCTGCCATTCTCTATGTAAATATACTACGTGACGAACGCATTAATGGTTTTTTCAAAAATATAGATATAGAAAAACAAAAGCGAAAAATGTCCAGTTTTTTAACAAACATATTTGGTGGCCCATCTTTATATTTAGGAAAAACGATGCGTAAAGCACATGAGAAGGTTGTTGAAAATGGCCTTAATGATGATCATGTAGATGCCATGATGGAATGCGTAAGCGCTACCTTAAAAGAATTAGCAATAGAAGACACATTAATAAATAAGGTAATGGCAAAAATCGAAGAGCATCGAAAAGATGTGCTTGGAAAATAG
- the fnr gene encoding fumarate/nitrate reduction transcriptional regulator Fnr, with amino-acid sequence MPQTEQKVNFKSLKASCKNCSLVELCLPRGLDSNDLTTLDEVIQQRRLVQKGETIFRQGEKSGCVYAVRSGSVKTFSTDKNGEEQVLGFHLPGELLGLDGLDNEIHSCSGISLDTTTICELPINDLNVLCVKIPGLQQQLLSLISNEITKDHTMLMLLARRNAEQKLATFLISLSGRFKARGYSAEEFDLTMTRYDIGNYLGLADETISRLISKFKDNKVLDANRKKISILNHSLLCDIAEGDQSLN; translated from the coding sequence ATGCCTCAGACCGAACAAAAAGTTAATTTCAAATCACTTAAGGCTTCATGCAAAAATTGCTCATTGGTTGAGTTATGCCTTCCACGAGGCTTAGATAGTAATGATCTAACGACTCTAGATGAGGTAATCCAACAAAGAAGACTGGTACAGAAAGGCGAGACTATATTTAGACAAGGCGAAAAGTCGGGTTGTGTATATGCCGTTAGATCGGGATCTGTAAAGACATTTAGTACAGACAAAAATGGCGAAGAACAAGTACTAGGTTTCCATTTGCCCGGTGAACTGCTTGGTTTAGATGGCTTAGATAACGAAATACATAGTTGTTCGGGAATATCACTTGATACCACTACTATTTGTGAATTACCCATTAATGATCTAAATGTTTTATGCGTGAAAATACCAGGCCTTCAACAACAGTTACTCAGTTTGATTAGTAATGAAATTACCAAAGACCATACAATGCTGATGTTGCTTGCGCGCCGTAATGCTGAACAAAAACTAGCAACGTTTTTAATCAGCCTCTCTGGACGTTTTAAAGCTCGTGGATATTCAGCAGAAGAGTTTGACTTAACAATGACTCGATATGACATTGGTAACTATCTTGGACTTGCAGATGAAACAATAAGTAGATTAATTTCTAAATTTAAAGACAACAAAGTTTTAGATGCCAACAGAAAGAAAATATCGATACTTAACCATAGTCTATTGTGTGATATTGCTGAAGGCGATCAGTCTTTAAACTAA
- a CDS encoding cytochrome oxidase — MKENNNPLPSGHEPDTVRLIYAYFSWSAFWLMVGTIYGLLAAFKLYWPDLLAFSGLSFGRIRPVHTNVVMFAWSSMALVGLALFIVSRTSKVKLYSVRSSRYALYLWNIAIALGVITLSLGITRGPQEYRELIWPIAVIYAIGLLLNAYNSYQTVANRKPKEIYISNWYILGAFCWLAILYTVGYLPFYQGGIGNIVTQGYYMHTGVGMWFTPLVLGITYYALPRILGKPIYSYALGVLGFWTSLAFYTLIGAHHFIFSPVAWWVQTTAILFSVGMMVPVWSGFGNFFMTAKGSWHKVRKSYAAIFLLVGIWGYALSSTQGTIEAFRSANIYWHFTNFTVGHSHLAMYGFVAFGIWGAIYGLLPRITGRSPTEGMMGLHFWLAFVGGSMYVIAISIAGVLQGISWVAGESFMASVHTAAPLWLWRSVGGLMMVASHVVFVVNLWEMRPRSEATVLKEVHA, encoded by the coding sequence ATGAAAGAAAATAACAACCCATTACCATCAGGACATGAGCCCGATACCGTAAGGCTGATATACGCATATTTTTCTTGGTCAGCATTTTGGTTAATGGTGGGCACGATTTATGGGTTGCTTGCCGCATTTAAACTGTATTGGCCCGATCTTTTAGCATTTAGTGGCTTATCGTTTGGGCGAATTCGTCCAGTGCATACTAATGTAGTGATGTTCGCATGGTCATCTATGGCGTTAGTGGGTTTGGCATTATTTATTGTTTCACGTACCTCAAAAGTGAAATTATATAGCGTGCGATCTTCACGTTATGCTTTGTATTTATGGAATATTGCCATTGCGCTTGGAGTGATCACCTTGTCGTTAGGGATAACGCGCGGACCGCAAGAATATCGAGAACTTATTTGGCCGATTGCGGTGATATATGCAATAGGCTTATTACTGAATGCGTATAACAGTTACCAAACTGTTGCTAATCGTAAGCCTAAAGAAATATATATTTCTAACTGGTATATCTTAGGCGCATTTTGTTGGCTTGCGATCCTTTATACCGTTGGGTACTTACCATTCTATCAAGGTGGTATCGGAAATATTGTCACGCAAGGGTATTACATGCATACGGGAGTAGGCATGTGGTTTACTCCATTGGTTTTAGGTATTACTTACTATGCACTTCCTCGCATATTGGGTAAGCCAATATATTCTTATGCGCTAGGAGTTTTGGGTTTTTGGACTAGTTTAGCTTTTTACACACTCATTGGTGCACATCATTTTATTTTCAGTCCAGTTGCTTGGTGGGTGCAGACGACTGCAATTTTATTCAGTGTTGGGATGATGGTGCCAGTGTGGTCTGGGTTTGGTAATTTTTTTATGACTGCAAAAGGTTCGTGGCACAAGGTGCGAAAAAGTTATGCAGCTATTTTTTTATTAGTAGGGATTTGGGGTTATGCACTGTCTTCCACGCAAGGAACTATAGAAGCATTTAGATCTGCCAATATTTATTGGCATTTTACTAATTTCACAGTAGGGCATTCACATCTTGCTATGTATGGGTTTGTAGCATTTGGAATTTGGGGTGCGATCTATGGCTTGCTTCCACGTATAACGGGGCGCTCGCCAACTGAAGGCATGATGGGCTTGCATTTTTGGTTAGCATTTGTTGGTGGCAGCATGTATGTAATTGCCATTTCAATTGCTGGAGTACTGCAGGGGATTTCTTGGGTAGCGGGAGAGTCATTTATGGCTTCTGTGCATACCGCTGCGCCTTTGTGGTTGTGGAGGTCTGTGGGTGGTTTGATGATGGTAGCAAGTCATGTTGTATTTGTAGTTAATCTTTGGGAAATGCGTCCACGTTCTGAAGCTACAGTATTAAAGGAAGTGCATGCATGA
- a CDS encoding DUF2063 domain-containing protein produces MFELSKLQHEFMQHLLDKDSVIAQNVTQQGQVPVSTRLGIYGNAYKVRLKGSIENDHEMLGIYLGDELFDLLAAGYIESKPSHYTSLRDFCQHLPEYLRTTAPFSDHPIIAEIADFERLLLIAFDAGNAQRATIEELTAIPQEQWPDLTLRFHPSLQIYTTDWNSVPSWQALKAEKSPPQQEELKAQWLIWRNRDRITEFRSLANDEHAMLSGFLQGSNFAEICEELLEFHVEEEVASHAIQHLTSWLKIGIISSFQ; encoded by the coding sequence ATGTTTGAACTGAGTAAGCTGCAACATGAATTTATGCAACATTTGTTGGATAAAGATTCCGTTATTGCTCAAAATGTAACGCAACAAGGACAGGTGCCTGTTTCTACCCGCTTGGGTATTTATGGCAATGCTTATAAGGTTCGTTTAAAAGGCAGTATCGAAAACGACCACGAAATGCTGGGCATCTATCTAGGAGATGAGCTGTTTGATTTACTGGCTGCGGGATACATTGAATCTAAGCCTTCGCATTACACTTCCTTGCGTGATTTTTGCCAACACTTGCCAGAGTATTTAAGAACGACGGCACCTTTTTCGGATCATCCTATTATTGCCGAGATTGCAGATTTCGAAAGACTGTTATTAATTGCATTTGATGCAGGGAATGCACAAAGAGCGACTATTGAAGAGTTAACTGCAATTCCACAAGAGCAATGGCCGGATTTAACATTACGTTTTCATCCGAGCCTGCAGATTTATACAACCGATTGGAATTCAGTGCCTAGCTGGCAAGCTCTTAAAGCTGAAAAATCTCCACCTCAACAAGAAGAGTTAAAAGCACAATGGTTGATATGGCGTAACCGTGATCGCATTACCGAGTTTCGTTCACTTGCGAATGATGAGCATGCCATGTTGAGCGGTTTTTTACAGGGCAGTAACTTTGCAGAAATTTGTGAAGAGCTGCTTGAGTTTCATGTGGAAGAGGAGGTTGCAAGCCATGCCATACAACATTTAACCTCCTGGCTTAAAATTGGAATCATTTCTTCATTTCAGTAA
- a CDS encoding fatty acid desaturase: MHKFLVNIRYFLTPSLIFLALVGVVVGGPWVWTGVGLFIASIIVDYLTSAMKFIHCGPAGTDENGELYGIANLLKVMMWVQYPIFVMLQLALVWRVYEYVSGVSFGPSEILGITIHHGVTGWQLYGATVSAGIYLGLGIMFGHELAHTKGPTFVLARWMMALSGIAHFCYAHVYNHHLELGCEDDPATSPRGRSIYKHYLLSHFGQSRFLFVMEKQRLLKKGVPFISWQNRWIRGYAMSLPSIFMFWFAGGWVGLGVMVGSWVISAFELEVLNYLEHYGLIREKGQPIDYHHSWDVGDSPFTQWGFIEIGRQADHHDRGETHFWELDDCGAPDTGYGYYTMFAMLLVPPVWEAFIKPRLAEWDETRASEGERSIAARMNYNAGWHDMPLCEKPS; this comes from the coding sequence ATGCATAAATTTTTAGTAAATATAAGATATTTTTTAACACCGAGTTTAATTTTCTTAGCGTTAGTAGGTGTTGTAGTGGGTGGGCCCTGGGTATGGACGGGGGTGGGGTTATTTATTGCATCCATCATTGTCGATTATTTAACGAGTGCTATGAAATTTATTCACTGCGGGCCTGCGGGCACGGATGAGAATGGGGAGTTGTATGGTATAGCTAATTTATTAAAGGTAATGATGTGGGTGCAGTATCCAATATTTGTGATGCTGCAATTAGCATTGGTATGGCGCGTATATGAATATGTAAGCGGCGTATCTTTTGGTCCTTCTGAAATTTTAGGCATCACAATTCATCATGGTGTTACAGGTTGGCAATTGTATGGTGCAACAGTATCTGCAGGCATCTATCTTGGGCTCGGCATTATGTTTGGGCATGAACTTGCGCACACAAAAGGACCTACCTTTGTATTAGCACGTTGGATGATGGCGTTAAGTGGTATCGCACATTTTTGTTATGCGCATGTGTATAACCATCATTTAGAATTAGGCTGTGAAGATGATCCTGCAACTTCTCCTAGAGGTCGTAGCATTTACAAGCACTATCTACTTTCTCACTTTGGCCAATCGCGATTTTTATTCGTGATGGAAAAACAGCGTTTACTTAAAAAAGGTGTGCCATTTATCTCTTGGCAAAATCGCTGGATACGCGGTTACGCAATGAGTCTTCCAAGTATCTTCATGTTTTGGTTTGCAGGTGGTTGGGTAGGTTTGGGTGTGATGGTGGGTTCCTGGGTAATTTCGGCTTTTGAATTAGAGGTATTAAATTATCTTGAGCATTACGGATTAATTCGTGAGAAAGGCCAACCGATCGATTATCACCATTCATGGGATGTAGGCGATTCTCCTTTTACACAATGGGGCTTCATAGAAATAGGTCGTCAGGCAGATCATCACGATAGAGGCGAGACTCACTTTTGGGAGTTAGATGATTGTGGTGCACCCGATACTGGTTATGGGTACTACACAATGTTTGCGATGTTACTTGTGCCACCAGTATGGGAGGCATTTATAAAACCGCGACTTGCGGAGTGGGACGAAACAAGAGCCAGCGAAGGCGAACGTAGTATTGCAGCCAGAATGAATTACAACGCAGGCTGGCATGACATGCCGCTTTGTGAAAAACCATCTTAA
- a CDS encoding c-type cytochrome translates to MSLHTDHRALVAVSAIGFFVLTLIIAVFPAFEAQKTLPLENITARTVQQERGRELYIEEGCAFCHTQFVRNLPVDAPYGRGSVAGDFATEDPPLLGTQRTGPDLSNVGVRQPSEVWNLIHLYNPRAVVAGSVMPGYPWYFIEKKQADINDVLVPVPDTYKPKNTQIVATDDAQAIVAYLQSLKQVEIQ, encoded by the coding sequence ATGAGTTTACATACTGATCATCGTGCATTGGTAGCTGTTTCAGCGATAGGGTTTTTCGTGCTTACTTTAATAATTGCAGTGTTTCCTGCATTTGAAGCACAAAAAACATTACCATTAGAAAATATAACTGCGCGCACAGTTCAACAAGAACGCGGTCGTGAGCTATACATAGAAGAAGGTTGTGCATTTTGTCATACACAATTTGTTCGTAATCTTCCTGTAGATGCGCCTTATGGAAGAGGATCTGTAGCGGGAGATTTTGCAACTGAAGACCCGCCTTTATTGGGGACACAGCGTACTGGGCCAGATTTGTCCAATGTTGGTGTTCGACAGCCTAGCGAAGTGTGGAATTTAATCCATCTTTATAACCCTAGAGCAGTGGTTGCAGGCTCAGTAATGCCTGGTTATCCGTGGTATTTCATAGAAAAAAAACAAGCTGATATCAATGATGTATTGGTGCCTGTACCTGATACATATAAACCAAAAAATACTCAAATTGTGGCTACTGATGATGCACAAGCAATCGTTGCGTATTTGCAATCACTTAAACAGGTAGAGATTCAATAA
- a CDS encoding c-type cytochrome, with the protein MKIEIYLDDDSKPYKVIEPPENIKINSKELSDGRHRLRFCAVEKDGVTSEREVEFIVSNGPSIALHGIRNNDVVSGEVSILANAYSSRIGDEFEPVRIETPLPIPTWAWVLCLIIFSWAVGYLTWEYGARESLLSNSSISSGINSGTSSNSDNKDQLSKNDSSDVSVLGEQVYGNYCASCHQSNGEGLPGVFPPLKNSEVVLADDASEHIDIVLNGLKDKEISGVNYSAPMPGFAAQLSNEEVAAVVNHERLQWGNSAKKITSKNVAEKR; encoded by the coding sequence ATGAAAATAGAAATATATTTAGATGATGACTCAAAGCCATATAAGGTTATAGAGCCACCAGAGAATATAAAAATTAATTCCAAAGAATTATCAGATGGTCGTCATCGATTACGTTTTTGCGCAGTTGAAAAAGATGGTGTCACTAGTGAGCGAGAAGTTGAATTTATTGTTAGTAATGGCCCTAGTATAGCTCTTCACGGTATTCGTAATAATGATGTGGTTTCAGGAGAAGTTTCAATATTAGCTAACGCCTATAGTAGCCGCATCGGTGATGAATTTGAGCCAGTACGTATAGAGACACCTTTGCCGATTCCAACATGGGCATGGGTACTTTGTTTAATTATTTTTTCTTGGGCGGTTGGCTATCTTACTTGGGAATATGGTGCTCGGGAGTCATTACTTTCTAATTCGAGTATTAGTTCTGGAATTAATAGTGGTACGAGTTCTAATTCAGATAATAAAGATCAACTTAGTAAAAATGATAGTAGTGATGTTTCTGTACTGGGTGAGCAAGTGTATGGGAATTACTGTGCATCATGCCATCAAAGTAATGGAGAAGGTTTGCCAGGTGTATTTCCGCCTCTTAAAAATAGCGAAGTAGTGTTAGCGGATGACGCAAGCGAACATATAGATATAGTCTTGAATGGGCTAAAAGATAAAGAAATTTCAGGTGTGAATTACTCTGCACCCATGCCAGGGTTTGCTGCGCAATTATCGAATGAAGAGGTTGCTGCGGTTGTAAACCATGAACGGTTACAATGGGGAAATTCTGCTAAAAAAATAACGAGTAAGAACGTTGCGGAAAAGCGCTGA
- a CDS encoding SCO family protein — MHVKRLIILMLTATLVLIGTTIFAFMHHEDGLSKKINFNLISHNNIEKTEKNFEDKWLFVYFGFTNCPKVCPTQMFVMKKVLQELKLSGHSNLVVPIFITVDPDRDTPKIMKNYIAHFDARIVGLTGTRKEITKVKKVFRTFSQFTQTSNDSNNGVIHSDYFYLVDPNGVLVGSYANNQDYMQLTKNIHDNLSNNIKVSNERK, encoded by the coding sequence ATGCATGTGAAACGCTTAATTATTTTAATGCTAACCGCAACGTTGGTATTAATTGGTACAACAATATTTGCATTTATGCATCATGAGGATGGCCTTAGTAAAAAAATTAATTTTAATTTAATAAGCCATAATAATATTGAGAAAACTGAAAAAAATTTTGAAGATAAGTGGTTGTTTGTATATTTTGGTTTTACCAACTGCCCTAAGGTATGTCCAACACAAATGTTTGTTATGAAAAAAGTTTTGCAAGAGCTGAAATTAAGTGGGCATTCCAATTTAGTAGTACCAATATTCATTACTGTGGATCCAGATCGTGATACACCTAAAATAATGAAGAATTACATTGCGCATTTTGATGCACGCATAGTTGGGCTGACTGGAACAAGAAAAGAGATAACAAAAGTTAAAAAGGTTTTTAGAACTTTTTCGCAATTCACACAGACATCAAATGATTCGAATAACGGAGTAATTCATTCAGACTATTTCTATCTCGTAGATCCAAATGGTGTGCTAGTTGGCAGCTACGCAAATAATCAAGATTACATGCAACTTACAAAAAATATTCATGACAATTTAAGTAACAATATAAAAGTTAGCAATGAAAGAAAATAA
- a CDS encoding DUF547 domain-containing protein gives MLKINTFFTQAFFLIVASLVANTIHASDDLHQPFTDVLSESVTNGQVNYKTINENPKFASYLETLKEKATFENQDEELAYWINAYNALVIQGILNGGSPSSFFSRMRFFKKDKYQVNGLSISLFEIEHEVILPLGEPRIHFAINCASSSCPKLTTQAYSAENLDEELTQAAKYFINDTMRNHFDKAMNIASISKIFDWFKSDFTNHSGTVEKYIAQYVNDENVAKDLSEGNYKTKYLKYDWSLNGTGP, from the coding sequence ATGTTAAAAATAAACACTTTCTTCACCCAAGCATTTTTTTTAATCGTCGCCAGTTTGGTTGCGAATACAATCCATGCCAGTGATGATCTACATCAACCTTTCACAGACGTATTAAGTGAGAGTGTTACAAATGGGCAAGTGAATTACAAAACCATTAATGAGAACCCAAAATTCGCTAGCTACCTAGAAACCCTTAAAGAAAAAGCTACTTTTGAAAACCAAGATGAAGAATTGGCGTATTGGATTAATGCTTATAATGCATTAGTTATTCAAGGCATTCTAAATGGTGGCTCACCCAGCTCATTCTTTAGCAGAATGCGTTTTTTCAAAAAAGACAAATACCAAGTAAATGGCCTAAGCATTAGCTTATTTGAAATTGAACATGAAGTGATACTTCCTCTTGGCGAACCGCGCATTCATTTCGCCATTAACTGTGCCTCTAGCTCATGTCCCAAACTCACCACACAAGCCTATAGCGCAGAAAATCTGGATGAAGAACTCACCCAAGCCGCAAAGTATTTTATTAATGACACCATGCGCAACCACTTTGATAAAGCTATGAACATCGCTTCCATTTCAAAAATATTTGACTGGTTTAAAAGCGACTTTACCAATCATTCTGGAACGGTTGAAAAATATATTGCGCAATATGTAAATGATGAAAACGTCGCAAAAGATTTAAGTGAAGGAAACTACAAAACTAAATACTTAAAATATGATTGGAGCCTAAACGGCACCGGGCCATAA
- a CDS encoding DUF692 family protein, protein MNNKFIGYGLGLRTVHYQHVLEHKPDVDWFEVHSENFMVAGGKPKYYLHAIREHYPLVLHGVSMSIGSTDPLDFDYLKKLKTLVAEVQPEWISDHFCWTAVGDINSHDLLPMPYNEEAIDHLVDRITQVQDFMGRQILFENVSSYLTYKNSEMEEWEFISEIVKRADCKMLLDINNIYVSSRNHGFSPQEFLNNIDPNCVQQFHLAGHEDCGDYVIDTHDHDVPDPVWDLYADALKRFGPVSAMIERDDNIPEFSELQAEMNHAKEIAQTVHPQAA, encoded by the coding sequence ATGAATAATAAATTTATTGGTTATGGTCTGGGTCTGCGTACCGTGCACTATCAGCATGTTTTAGAGCACAAGCCGGATGTGGATTGGTTTGAGGTGCATTCTGAAAACTTTATGGTCGCAGGTGGCAAGCCTAAGTATTACTTACACGCCATTCGTGAACATTATCCTCTTGTTTTACACGGTGTGTCGATGTCGATTGGCAGTACGGATCCGTTAGATTTTGATTATTTGAAGAAACTAAAAACCTTAGTGGCTGAAGTTCAACCTGAATGGATTTCAGATCATTTTTGTTGGACTGCGGTAGGTGACATCAATAGCCACGACTTATTACCCATGCCTTATAACGAGGAAGCGATAGATCATCTTGTGGATCGAATTACTCAAGTGCAAGATTTTATGGGCAGGCAGATTTTATTTGAAAATGTGTCTAGTTATTTGACCTATAAAAACTCTGAAATGGAAGAGTGGGAATTTATTAGTGAAATTGTAAAACGTGCGGACTGTAAAATGCTGTTAGATATTAATAATATCTATGTTAGTTCACGTAATCATGGTTTCTCACCACAAGAGTTTCTAAATAATATTGATCCTAATTGTGTTCAACAGTTTCATTTGGCTGGGCATGAAGACTGTGGTGATTATGTAATTGATACGCACGATCATGATGTGCCTGACCCGGTTTGGGATTTATATGCTGATGCTTTGAAACGCTTTGGTCCGGTAAGTGCAATGATTGAGCGTGATGATAATATTCCAGAATTTTCAGAATTACAGGCAGAAATGAACCACGCAAAAGAAATTGCGCAAACGGTTCATCCACAAGCGGCCTAG
- a CDS encoding cytochrome c, translating into MRYQYSFDKANLLKINTTQALLFLLFLILSCSFNTVSASESIDAVNAGAKEFQQRCALCHGDNGKGNGPYAFALVFKPSDLTTLLADNNGVFPFLETYLIIDGREIVKSHGPRLMPIWGNRYSTESWSEVDPEYGDTLVRGRILELILFLFSIQEPITSNN; encoded by the coding sequence ATGCGCTATCAATATAGTTTCGATAAAGCAAATTTATTAAAAATAAATACTACTCAAGCACTATTATTTTTACTTTTCTTAATATTATCTTGTAGCTTTAATACCGTGTCTGCGAGCGAATCTATAGATGCAGTAAATGCTGGCGCTAAAGAATTTCAGCAACGATGTGCGTTATGTCATGGAGATAATGGGAAAGGAAATGGACCCTATGCATTTGCGCTTGTTTTCAAACCCTCTGATCTCACCACACTGCTTGCAGATAATAATGGTGTCTTCCCTTTTCTTGAAACCTATTTAATTATCGATGGTAGAGAAATCGTAAAAAGCCATGGGCCAAGATTAATGCCAATTTGGGGAAACCGATATAGTACAGAATCTTGGTCAGAAGTAGACCCTGAGTACGGCGATACCTTAGTTAGAGGTAGAATTTTAGAACTCATTTTATTTCTATTCTCTATCCAAGAACCTATTACATCCAATAATTAA
- a CDS encoding glycine zipper 2TM domain-containing protein yields MNKIGILILMLAAMTGCASLPGTNQTQGTVAGGAIGAILGSTVGDGRGTVWATAAGAIGGALVGSHIGKRLDTNDHQAMQKATYSALETNKSNTETMWSNPDSGNAGSVIPTNTFEMADGSFCREYTSMVEVGGESETAYGTACRQDDGSWKIAS; encoded by the coding sequence ATGAATAAAATAGGAATACTAATATTAATGCTTGCAGCCATGACGGGCTGTGCCAGCTTACCTGGAACTAACCAAACTCAAGGCACCGTAGCCGGAGGCGCGATTGGTGCTATTTTAGGCTCCACCGTCGGCGATGGACGAGGAACAGTATGGGCCACAGCGGCAGGTGCCATTGGTGGCGCGCTGGTGGGTTCACATATTGGCAAACGCTTAGATACGAATGATCATCAAGCCATGCAAAAAGCCACGTATTCTGCACTTGAAACCAACAAGTCTAATACCGAAACAATGTGGTCCAACCCAGACAGTGGTAATGCTGGATCGGTGATACCGACCAACACCTTTGAAATGGCGGATGGCAGCTTCTGTCGTGAATACACCTCCATGGTTGAAGTGGGCGGTGAATCGGAAACGGCCTATGGCACTGCCTGCCGCCAAGATGATGGTAGCTGGAAAATAGCCAGCTAA
- a CDS encoding DUF3179 domain-containing protein: MLRLTYFLILLFVSCSTFVFAQEENTENNSSSDKPVHEYAIDLYGATSIRIAARQWMLQRGKTDVVPALIRSLRYFPEDSSQTLHLLRELTQQDSGPLWHDWVLWMQDNPTEPFAKNELFIKTITKRIDKNFQDFFHEDIQRSIRLDEIVWGGVRKDGIPALTYPFMTAAKEADYISKDELVFGISINGDTRAYPYRFMDWHEMLNDMIGGVSVSLAYCTLCGSGILYKTKITPDEDPLIFGSSGFLYRSNKLMYDQKTHSLWNQFNGKPVVGSLVQNDIELEVLPLVTTTWGEWLAQHPDTKIMSSETGFKRDYTPGAAYGAYFFSDELMFPASVKDDSLKQKDKVFGLRISGANKAWPLKLFEQTKVINDQVGIIPIVLIGDAKTETVRAYRSEGKKFQLSKNGQLIADKQEWQQTENELIGPKNQKLSRLPGHVAYWFAWSGYFPETLAKKPPNLTKH; the protein is encoded by the coding sequence ATGCTGCGACTAACGTACTTCCTGATACTCCTCTTCGTTAGTTGCAGTACTTTTGTTTTTGCCCAAGAAGAAAATACAGAAAATAATAGTAGTAGCGACAAACCCGTACATGAATATGCCATCGATCTATATGGCGCTACCAGCATTCGTATCGCGGCCAGGCAATGGATGCTACAACGTGGCAAAACCGATGTCGTCCCAGCACTAATTCGTAGCCTGCGTTACTTCCCAGAAGACTCAAGCCAAACACTGCATCTATTAAGAGAGCTCACCCAACAAGATAGCGGCCCGCTTTGGCATGATTGGGTGCTATGGATGCAAGACAACCCCACCGAACCATTTGCTAAAAACGAATTATTTATAAAAACCATCACTAAACGCATTGATAAAAACTTCCAAGACTTTTTTCATGAAGATATACAGCGAAGCATACGTTTAGATGAAATAGTGTGGGGCGGTGTACGCAAAGATGGCATCCCAGCGCTAACCTACCCTTTCATGACTGCTGCAAAGGAAGCCGATTACATCAGCAAAGATGAACTCGTATTTGGCATTTCTATTAATGGCGATACCCGTGCCTATCCGTACCGCTTTATGGATTGGCATGAAATGCTAAACGACATGATCGGCGGCGTTTCCGTATCGTTAGCCTATTGCACGCTCTGTGGTTCCGGCATTTTATATAAAACCAAAATAACGCCGGATGAAGACCCACTTATATTTGGCTCATCAGGATTCTTATATCGCTCTAACAAACTCATGTATGACCAAAAAACCCATTCCCTATGGAATCAATTCAATGGTAAACCAGTTGTAGGTTCGTTGGTACAGAACGATATCGAACTCGAAGTGTTGCCACTGGTGACCACTACCTGGGGTGAATGGCTAGCACAACACCCTGATACTAAAATCATGTCATCCGAAACTGGATTTAAACGAGACTACACGCCCGGTGCAGCCTACGGTGCGTATTTCTTCAGTGATGAACTCATGTTTCCCGCAAGCGTAAAAGATGATTCACTCAAACAAAAAGACAAAGTGTTTGGTCTGCGCATTAGTGGTGCCAACAAAGCCTGGCCCTTAAAGTTGTTTGAACAAACTAAAGTGATAAACGACCAAGTCGGCATTATTCCCATCGTCCTCATTGGGGATGCAAAAACCGAGACCGTCCGTGCCTATCGTTCAGAAGGCAAAAAGTTTCAACTTTCAAAAAACGGCCAACTCATAGCAGACAAACAAGAATGGCAACAAACCGAAAACGAACTCATCGGTCCCAAAAATCAAAAACTCTCTCGCCTACCCGGGCATGTAGCCTATTGGTTTGCATGGAGTGGATATTTTCCAGAGACCTTAGCGAAAAAGCCTCCAAATCTGACTAAACATTAG